One window of the Leptospiraceae bacterium genome contains the following:
- the pgsA gene encoding CDP-diacylglycerol--glycerol-3-phosphate 3-phosphatidyltransferase, which translates to MKFRNKEKFTIPNILTYFRFLSVPIFIYLIVSPEETHRTWGFIIFVGASLSDLIDGYIARKWNQQTELGKFLDPLADKFLVVGALITFLFMTQQVELWMVLFIIARDLLITLLRTLAIRKGTPLKTSVFGKVKTAFQMFSIIVVLLSFLVITYKQRDTINQIYLQKKEAGYFTFEIANEFFLAFIRGEYTDLFWILSSFVPYYLMFITTIITIISGLRYLITNYKLLLPPYK; encoded by the coding sequence ATGAAGTTCCGTAATAAAGAAAAATTTACTATACCGAATATACTGACTTACTTTCGATTTTTATCGGTTCCTATTTTTATCTATTTGATCGTTTCACCTGAGGAAACTCATCGGACATGGGGGTTTATTATTTTTGTTGGGGCATCTTTGAGTGATTTGATTGATGGCTATATTGCGAGAAAATGGAATCAACAAACGGAACTGGGAAAATTCCTAGACCCATTAGCAGATAAATTTTTAGTTGTAGGAGCATTAATTACTTTTTTGTTCATGACTCAACAAGTTGAGCTCTGGATGGTGTTATTCATCATTGCAAGGGATTTACTAATAACCCTTCTAAGGACATTAGCAATTAGAAAAGGAACTCCTTTGAAAACTTCCGTGTTCGGAAAAGTCAAAACAGCCTTTCAGATGTTCAGTATCATTGTGGTTTTGTTAAGCTTTTTAGTAATTACCTACAAACAACGAGATACCATCAATCAAATTTACTTACAAAAAAAAGAAGCAGGATACTTCACTTTTGAAATTGCAAACGAATTCTTTCTTGCTTTTATCAGGGGGGAATATACGGATTTATTTTGGATTTTGTCATCATTTGTACCATATTACTTGATGTTTATTACAACTATTATAACTATTATTTCTGGTTTACGGTATTTAATTACAAACTACAAGCTATTATTGCCACCTTATAAATAA
- the trpD gene encoding anthranilate phosphoribosyltransferase — MVEYLKKVMNHQHLTLEEAYHVMNLIMTGEAGEIRTAGLLVALAMKKETGEEIEGFAKAMRKAAVRWPIREKQEILDTCGTGGDNANLLNISTISAVVMATMGYKVAKHGNRAVSSATGSADVLEDSGINLEISPDEAAECLEKIGITFLFAPKWHPAMKYAAPVRRTLGVRTIFNILGPITNPAPITHQIMGVFSKEYMQPIAEALCGLGRKNAYVIHSHDGLDEVSVASPTDYVQIEEGKITRYGTFNVEDFGIKPESLDSLRVKDREESKQRFLRIIQGEGTEVENKIVAINTAIALILFENLSLKEATEKVWEVLKSGKVYQKFEEWRNFRPVNAVTSLGG; from the coding sequence ATGGTTGAGTATCTTAAAAAAGTAATGAATCATCAACACTTAACTCTAGAAGAAGCGTATCATGTTATGAACTTAATCATGACGGGTGAGGCAGGAGAAATTCGAACTGCAGGATTACTCGTAGCTTTGGCAATGAAAAAAGAAACAGGTGAAGAAATTGAAGGTTTTGCCAAAGCAATGCGAAAAGCGGCGGTCCGCTGGCCCATCCGAGAAAAACAAGAAATATTAGATACTTGCGGAACTGGTGGTGACAATGCCAACTTGTTGAATATATCTACAATTTCTGCTGTTGTAATGGCTACTATGGGTTATAAAGTAGCAAAGCATGGAAATCGAGCTGTCTCGAGTGCTACGGGCTCTGCGGATGTTTTAGAAGACTCAGGCATTAATTTAGAAATATCTCCAGATGAAGCGGCAGAGTGCCTAGAAAAAATTGGAATAACTTTTTTGTTTGCTCCCAAATGGCATCCTGCCATGAAGTATGCAGCACCCGTTCGTAGAACCTTAGGAGTTAGAACGATTTTTAATATTTTAGGACCCATCACAAATCCAGCACCGATAACACACCAAATCATGGGGGTATTTAGTAAAGAGTATATGCAACCTATCGCTGAAGCTTTGTGTGGATTGGGAAGAAAAAATGCTTATGTAATTCATTCCCACGACGGTTTGGATGAAGTTTCTGTGGCTTCTCCAACGGATTATGTTCAGATTGAAGAAGGAAAAATCACGCGCTATGGAACCTTTAATGTAGAAGATTTTGGAATAAAACCCGAGAGTTTAGACTCACTACGAGTGAAGGATCGAGAAGAATCAAAACAAAGATTCCTAAGAATCATCCAAGGTGAAGGAACAGAAGTGGAAAATAAGATTGTGGCAATAAATACAGCGATTGCATTGATTCTTTTCGAAAACTTAAGCCTTAAAGAAGCAACGGAGAAGGTATGGGAAGTTTTGAAATCCGGAAAGGTATATCAAAAATTCGAAGAATGGCGGAATTTCCGACCTGTGAATGCTGTGACTTCACTCGGAGGATGA
- a CDS encoding phosphoribosyltransferase family protein, whose product MDFFNFFFPNYCVECGKESKEALCFDCWKEFKKSSLKKSTNNRCEICYHKKHNGKCKFCSSRFLYFDSLYALYEYNSNTRKVLLDWKYQNYKAVYRLFVSEVVKYVKKIQPNRIGFIGSQKFKKNTRSYEVLELLVRQVSKKTNVPWGKDIVKIKTTKQSKNKQLERFLAISTSFELTKEIKYVDKYLLVEDTVTTGATINEVSRLLKEIGIKEVHVLSIFLEDFDEEYYGVHNEK is encoded by the coding sequence ATGGATTTTTTCAATTTCTTTTTTCCGAATTATTGTGTTGAATGTGGAAAAGAAAGTAAAGAAGCATTATGTTTTGATTGTTGGAAGGAATTCAAAAAGAGTAGCTTAAAAAAGTCAACAAATAATAGATGTGAAATTTGCTATCATAAAAAGCACAATGGGAAATGTAAATTTTGTTCCAGTAGATTTCTGTATTTTGACTCCCTCTATGCTTTATATGAATATAATTCAAACACAAGAAAGGTTCTACTCGATTGGAAGTATCAGAATTACAAAGCTGTATATCGCTTATTTGTAAGCGAAGTTGTAAAATACGTTAAAAAAATACAACCTAATCGAATCGGATTCATAGGTTCACAAAAATTCAAAAAGAATACTCGTTCTTATGAAGTTTTAGAATTGCTCGTAAGGCAGGTATCAAAAAAGACAAATGTTCCATGGGGGAAAGATATAGTTAAAATTAAAACCACAAAACAAAGTAAGAATAAACAATTAGAACGATTTTTAGCCATCTCAACATCTTTCGAATTGACAAAAGAAATTAAATATGTAGATAAATACTTATTAGTAGAAGACACAGTTACAACTGGAGCAACAATAAATGAAGTATCAAGGTTGTTAAAAGAGATAGGGATCAAAGAAGTTCATGTGCTTTCCATTTTTTTGGAAGATTTTGATGAGGAATATTATGGAGTCCATAACGAAAAGTAA
- a CDS encoding STAS domain-containing protein: protein MESITKSKDGDVIILKVKGNIQHIDTPNFEKQLEEVLKENNFKIVIDLSNIKHVSSSALGILIAMERKVKRKNGDIRLVITEPEVQRVLQITLLNRIFQIYSNVSDAVESFKMMK, encoded by the coding sequence ATGGAGTCCATAACGAAAAGTAAAGACGGTGACGTTATCATACTAAAAGTAAAGGGAAATATACAACACATAGATACACCGAATTTCGAAAAACAGTTAGAAGAAGTGCTGAAAGAAAATAACTTCAAAATCGTAATTGATTTGAGTAATATTAAGCACGTTTCATCTTCTGCTTTGGGAATTCTGATTGCTATGGAAAGAAAAGTGAAAAGGAAAAATGGAGATATACGTTTAGTAATTACTGAACCAGAAGTTCAAAGAGTTCTTCAAATTACTTTATTGAATCGAATATTTCAGATCTATTCTAATGTTAGTGATGCTGTTGAGTCATTTAAAATGATGAAGTGA
- the rdgB gene encoding RdgB/HAM1 family non-canonical purine NTP pyrophosphatase translates to MPILKLRKSGILVASNNEHKIKEIVDLLSPYAIPVFSPKEMGIELVVEETGTTFFENAKLKAEAYYHIARIPTIADDSGLEVDALNHEPGVYSSIYGGVSLNQNQRNQYLLEKMKNVAHYLRTARFVCVIAFKWSEHEPVQFYEGITEGRIIYQPRGSHGFGYDPIFEEYTTKKTFAEMTLEEKNQISHRAKALRNFLNHLLRTS, encoded by the coding sequence ATGCCCATACTGAAGTTAAGAAAATCAGGAATCTTAGTAGCAAGTAATAATGAGCACAAAATTAAAGAAATTGTAGATTTGTTATCACCCTATGCCATACCAGTTTTTAGTCCAAAAGAAATGGGAATCGAGCTCGTTGTGGAAGAAACGGGGACAACGTTTTTCGAAAATGCAAAACTAAAAGCAGAAGCATATTATCACATTGCAAGGATTCCCACAATCGCAGATGACTCAGGACTTGAAGTTGATGCTTTAAACCACGAACCTGGAGTTTATAGCTCAATTTATGGTGGCGTGTCATTGAATCAAAATCAGAGGAATCAATATCTTTTAGAAAAAATGAAAAATGTTGCTCATTATCTTCGAACAGCTCGATTTGTTTGTGTGATAGCTTTTAAGTGGAGTGAACATGAACCTGTTCAGTTTTACGAAGGTATAACTGAAGGAAGAATTATCTATCAACCTCGAGGGAGTCATGGTTTTGGATATGATCCAATCTTTGAGGAATACACTACAAAAAAGACATTTGCCGAAATGACATTAGAAGAAAAAAATCAAATCAGTCATCGAGCCAAAGCATTAAGAAATTTTTTAAATCACCTATTACGAACTTCGTGA
- the mutL gene encoding DNA mismatch repair endonuclease MutL, with translation MGLIRRLDPVVIHKIAAGEVIERPASVVKELVENSLDAKATKIEVYTYNGGIDKIIVKDNGEGILKEDLPLTIEKHTTSKIYSLSDLESLTSFGFRGEALHSISAVSLLEIQTKHISETIGTHMIAREGNILSLKPVSCLTGTSISVIDLFFSTPARKKFLKKPAFEDQKIFREIMKFTLSHPHVEFQYFRDDKPIMSLPSMNFYDLTKRIELLLGKGFADKLLPVFYEKEKIKVQGWIGKANLQNSLSEYQFVFVNQRAVEIKNLSSIIKKAYGPLLPTESKPIYFLFFEIPPFLIDVNVHPTKKEIRIQNEQEFYTFTIDAIKRTLLPNVPLNLDSSPKFTEKNFGTSHSSQIQPMIFSEAKTFYMEKTKNLEIPKQHQPEFPERILGVIFGTYILAASQNELFFIDQHTAHERINYEKKRKQILKNIHQKQILLYPIHFRLTNEEKELMKEFEEELQQLGFSWEFFSDNTLVLREIPDFLELEEEKEQFIQIIKNLSLGYNKIELYDSFIANKACKASIRKNDPISLEAISEMLMKLYQCEVPSRCPHGRPTIIRIDKSEIDRWFYRKETY, from the coding sequence ATGGGACTGATTAGAAGATTAGATCCTGTTGTGATTCACAAAATCGCAGCAGGAGAAGTGATTGAACGCCCTGCCTCTGTGGTAAAAGAGTTGGTTGAAAACAGTTTAGACGCAAAAGCCACAAAAATCGAAGTCTATACCTACAACGGAGGAATAGACAAAATCATTGTAAAAGATAATGGAGAAGGAATCCTCAAAGAAGATTTACCCCTCACCATCGAAAAACATACCACATCGAAAATCTATAGCCTTTCAGACTTAGAAAGTCTCACTTCTTTTGGTTTTCGCGGTGAAGCTTTGCATTCTATCTCAGCTGTATCTCTGTTAGAAATCCAAACAAAGCATATTTCAGAAACAATTGGAACTCACATGATAGCAAGAGAAGGAAACATACTCTCTCTAAAACCAGTATCCTGTTTGACAGGAACGAGTATAAGTGTGATAGATTTATTTTTTTCTACTCCCGCAAGAAAAAAGTTTCTAAAGAAACCTGCTTTTGAAGATCAAAAGATTTTTAGAGAAATCATGAAGTTTACTTTATCCCACCCCCACGTAGAATTTCAGTATTTTCGTGATGACAAGCCTATTATGAGCCTACCTTCAATGAATTTTTATGATTTGACAAAAAGAATCGAACTTCTTTTAGGTAAGGGGTTTGCAGATAAGTTACTACCAGTTTTTTATGAAAAAGAAAAAATCAAGGTTCAAGGCTGGATTGGAAAAGCCAACCTTCAAAATTCTCTTTCTGAATATCAATTTGTTTTTGTCAATCAAAGGGCCGTAGAAATCAAAAATCTTAGTTCCATCATCAAAAAAGCTTACGGACCTTTACTACCTACAGAATCAAAACCAATATACTTTTTGTTTTTTGAAATCCCTCCTTTTTTGATTGATGTAAATGTTCATCCCACAAAAAAAGAAATAAGAATACAAAATGAACAAGAATTTTACACTTTTACCATCGATGCCATCAAAAGAACCCTTTTACCCAATGTGCCTTTAAATTTAGATAGCTCTCCAAAATTCACGGAAAAAAACTTTGGGACAAGCCACAGTTCTCAGATCCAACCGATGATATTTTCCGAAGCTAAAACCTTTTATATGGAAAAAACCAAAAACCTCGAGATCCCGAAGCAACATCAACCAGAATTCCCCGAAAGAATCTTGGGTGTGATTTTTGGAACATACATCTTAGCAGCAAGCCAGAATGAGTTATTTTTCATCGATCAACACACAGCACATGAACGGATCAATTACGAAAAAAAGAGAAAACAAATCCTAAAGAACATCCACCAAAAACAAATCCTGTTATATCCTATTCATTTTCGTTTGACAAATGAAGAAAAAGAATTGATGAAAGAATTCGAAGAAGAATTACAACAACTTGGCTTTTCGTGGGAATTTTTTTCTGATAATACCCTTGTTTTACGAGAAATCCCAGATTTCTTAGAATTGGAGGAAGAAAAAGAACAATTTATACAAATCATCAAAAACCTGAGTTTAGGATATAATAAAATAGAACTCTATGATAGTTTCATTGCTAATAAAGCTTGCAAAGCTTCTATTAGAAAAAACGATCCTATTTCTTTAGAAGCCATTTCGGAGATGTTGATGAAGTTGTATCAATGTGAGGTTCCTTCGAGGTGCCCTCATGGAAGACCAACCATCATTCGAATTGACAAATCCGAAATCGATCGCTGGTTCTACCGAAAAGAAACCTACTAA
- the yaaA gene encoding peroxide stress protein YaaA has product MMIVLSPAKTLKRLTIPHVQLIQKYFTKPKFLEEAKELVKKIQKLNEKELQKLLDVSSAIAKTNFERYQNFPSNFEFDESYPSIFLFFGDVYKGFEWDKYTYEDLLFLQDNVRILSGLYGILKPFDLIYPYRLEMGTEFKTFSQKFNFQSLYEFWGDKITHALNEELSKQKNKHLVNLASHEYFQVIDTKNLKYPILNIHFQEKRNGRYVTIALNSKRARGIMTNWIVKNRIQNPNDLKNFQLNGYHFSEEKSDDSNFYFLKN; this is encoded by the coding sequence ATGATGATTGTTTTATCACCGGCTAAAACCTTAAAAAGGCTCACCATCCCACATGTTCAGCTAATTCAAAAGTACTTTACAAAGCCTAAATTTTTGGAAGAGGCAAAAGAATTAGTCAAAAAAATCCAAAAACTGAATGAAAAAGAATTACAGAAACTATTAGATGTCAGCTCTGCCATCGCAAAAACAAATTTTGAAAGGTATCAAAACTTTCCTTCTAATTTTGAATTTGATGAATCCTATCCCTCGATTTTTTTATTCTTTGGTGACGTATATAAAGGCTTTGAATGGGACAAATATACATATGAAGATTTGCTTTTTCTTCAAGATAATGTTCGTATTTTATCTGGTCTCTATGGGATTTTGAAGCCTTTTGATTTGATATACCCTTATCGTTTGGAAATGGGAACGGAGTTTAAAACATTTTCTCAAAAATTCAATTTTCAAAGTTTGTATGAGTTTTGGGGAGATAAAATCACCCATGCCCTCAACGAGGAACTATCCAAACAAAAGAATAAGCACTTAGTGAATTTAGCCTCTCATGAATACTTTCAAGTGATTGACACAAAAAACCTAAAATATCCCATTTTGAACATACATTTCCAAGAAAAACGAAATGGAAGATATGTAACGATAGCTTTGAATTCAAAAAGAGCAAGAGGGATAATGACGAACTGGATAGTAAAAAACAGAATCCAAAATCCAAATGATTTAAAAAACTTTCAGCTGAACGGATACCATTTTTCTGAAGAAAAGTCTGATGATAGTAATTTCTATTTCTTAAAAAATTAA
- a CDS encoding TetR/AcrR family transcriptional regulator, with protein sequence MEKIMNDKKENQLDNNESSTKRVLHRVAKRRQRVRNKILEIATKRFAIEGPDNVKLEGIADEADISRATLYSHFASKDEIIYEIIKPVLEEIIQKYEMIIKDLDKLSTGEIFDELSDFYIHLWENYELALLLAQKILEKKPYNLLPLYDRMLELKRKILQKFEKEKKLKFPIDNTYDIILSTLVPLLKNIAPLQNGKKLFKSTLKNMLFH encoded by the coding sequence ATGGAAAAGATAATGAATGACAAGAAAGAAAACCAATTAGATAACAACGAAAGTTCTACAAAAAGAGTGCTTCATCGAGTAGCTAAACGTCGTCAAAGAGTAAGAAATAAGATTCTCGAAATTGCAACAAAAAGATTTGCCATAGAAGGTCCTGATAATGTAAAATTAGAAGGAATTGCTGATGAAGCTGACATATCAAGAGCTACCCTATATAGCCATTTTGCCTCCAAAGATGAAATCATTTATGAAATCATAAAACCCGTCTTAGAAGAAATCATACAAAAATACGAAATGATCATCAAAGACTTAGATAAATTAAGCACGGGTGAAATCTTTGATGAGCTAAGTGACTTTTACATCCATCTTTGGGAAAATTATGAGCTAGCTCTCCTTTTAGCACAAAAAATCTTAGAAAAAAAACCATATAATTTATTGCCTCTCTATGACAGAATGTTAGAACTCAAAAGAAAAATCCTCCAAAAGTTTGAGAAAGAAAAAAAATTAAAATTCCCTATAGACAATACTTATGACATTATTTTGAGCACATTAGTTCCTTTATTAAAAAACATTGCCCCTTTGCAAAATGGGAAAAAACTATTCAAATCGACATTAAAAAACATGCTATTTCATTAA
- a CDS encoding AMP-binding protein has protein sequence MEKLSLYHLLKDTVSTHAERPAFWVRLEKQDFGAVSYANWRADMKSIQAFLVYELGVKKGDKIALLCDNRYEWTLLCFAIDTIGCVDVPRGTDATEQDILYILNHAETSIVIIENEKTLQKLVNCIGEIPSVQTIISIEGREKYKNFDKLLQELEENRLRIGKIQKLTNVNFYFLIDIINRGYELLRLKGEEELRRRGESIQPDDLATIIYTSGTTGTPKGVMLTHRNFCWEIAQIQLISPITEQDRVVIFLPPWHIAERVLEFTLIACGASMANSSIMTLAADLQTIKPTFLVSVPRVWEQLYKRIFENLRKQPQRNQRIFQLALQIAGLYTDSLDHLLDRIAFTEEETLTDKVIRKILALLGFIITLPFIWIARKILSKVRDIFGGKLKFALSGAGALPVHIADFFRYCGIPIIDAYGMTETTAVCAMGRLPMPKRFCVGPSLPGVHIQLRDEYGRIITKPGVKGIAWHKGPHVMKGYYKMPEKTAEVLQDGWLNSGDVFVWTTTGEIQFAGRAKDTIVLLGGENVEPEPIEVRLTTNPFIQQAVVVGQDQKSLGVLIYPNVERVKEELKNKATLSDNTEEWNRVKEVQQFFLDILKEEVSAKNGFKSFERITHIYILPKELKKGEELTETMKIKRNKVLEKYKTQIEEMFRN, from the coding sequence ATGGAAAAGCTGTCTTTGTATCATTTGTTAAAAGATACGGTTTCCACTCACGCAGAACGACCAGCCTTCTGGGTTCGTTTGGAGAAACAAGACTTTGGCGCAGTTTCTTATGCCAATTGGCGAGCTGATATGAAAAGTATCCAAGCTTTTCTCGTTTATGAGTTGGGAGTTAAAAAAGGTGACAAAATTGCTCTCCTTTGTGATAATCGATATGAATGGACCTTGCTTTGTTTTGCTATCGATACAATAGGATGTGTTGACGTTCCCAGAGGAACTGATGCAACCGAGCAGGATATTTTATATATATTAAATCATGCAGAAACTTCCATCGTCATAATAGAAAACGAAAAAACCTTACAAAAGTTAGTGAATTGTATTGGAGAGATACCTTCTGTGCAAACTATTATCTCAATCGAAGGCAGAGAGAAATACAAAAACTTCGACAAACTACTCCAAGAATTAGAAGAAAATCGATTACGTATCGGAAAAATTCAAAAACTTACGAATGTAAATTTTTACTTCTTGATTGATATCATTAATCGTGGTTATGAGTTACTTCGACTCAAAGGAGAAGAAGAACTCAGAAGAAGAGGAGAATCCATACAACCAGACGATTTAGCAACCATCATTTACACGAGTGGAACAACGGGAACCCCCAAAGGTGTGATGTTGACACATCGTAATTTTTGTTGGGAAATTGCTCAAATACAGCTTATTTCTCCTATAACAGAACAAGATCGAGTGGTAATCTTTCTTCCACCATGGCACATAGCCGAACGGGTATTGGAGTTTACTCTTATTGCTTGTGGTGCGAGTATGGCAAATTCCTCGATCATGACATTAGCTGCGGATTTACAAACCATCAAACCTACTTTTTTAGTTTCGGTTCCAAGAGTTTGGGAACAACTCTACAAAAGAATTTTCGAAAACCTAAGAAAACAACCCCAGAGAAATCAAAGAATCTTTCAGCTCGCTTTGCAAATTGCAGGTTTATATACTGATTCTTTGGATCACTTACTTGATCGGATTGCTTTTACAGAAGAAGAAACCCTCACCGACAAAGTCATTCGAAAAATCTTAGCTCTTTTGGGTTTTATCATAACGTTGCCATTTATCTGGATTGCAAGAAAAATTCTCTCAAAAGTACGAGATATTTTTGGTGGGAAGTTGAAGTTTGCATTGTCGGGAGCTGGAGCACTTCCGGTTCATATTGCTGATTTTTTTCGATACTGTGGAATTCCGATTATTGACGCTTATGGAATGACAGAAACCACAGCTGTGTGTGCAATGGGAAGACTGCCGATGCCCAAACGATTTTGTGTAGGACCTAGTCTTCCTGGAGTTCACATCCAACTCAGAGATGAATACGGAAGAATCATAACTAAACCTGGTGTAAAAGGAATTGCATGGCACAAAGGTCCTCATGTAATGAAAGGATACTACAAAATGCCCGAAAAAACCGCAGAAGTTTTACAAGATGGATGGTTAAACTCAGGTGATGTATTCGTATGGACCACAACGGGGGAAATTCAATTCGCAGGTAGAGCAAAAGACACGATTGTTTTACTCGGAGGTGAAAACGTTGAACCTGAACCCATTGAAGTTCGCCTAACCACAAATCCTTTCATACAACAAGCTGTAGTAGTAGGACAGGATCAAAAGTCTCTGGGAGTTCTGATCTACCCCAACGTAGAAAGAGTAAAAGAAGAATTAAAAAACAAGGCTACTCTGAGTGATAATACAGAAGAATGGAATCGTGTCAAAGAGGTCCAACAGTTTTTCTTAGATATCCTAAAAGAAGAAGTTTCTGCTAAAAATGGTTTCAAATCCTTTGAAAGAATAACTCACATATACATTCTTCCCAAAGAATTAAAGAAAGGGGAAGAACTCACCGAGACAATGAAGATCAAAAGAAACAAAGTATTAGAAAAATACAAAACCCAAATCGAAGAAATGTTTCGAAATTGA
- a CDS encoding lysophospholipid acyltransferase family protein, producing the protein MKKILRSILEDLLVSLIVGYLKVLVKTSNVIILEKHNIESFLKNNQPFILSAWHCNAFGGSVLVQDMDLTIMISQSRDGELIDKVVKKFKNHSVRGSSHRGGIQALRQLIQLGKEGKRLVITPDGPTGPAFKVQSGIITLASKTGIPIIPFHYESTKQRLANSWDYHRIPFWFNTIFVRYGEPFYVPNAITDEELSHYSVLLESKMMENMVLTQEARDQYISNLKTR; encoded by the coding sequence ATGAAAAAAATCCTTCGTTCTATCCTAGAGGATTTGTTGGTTTCTCTTATTGTAGGTTATCTTAAAGTTTTAGTGAAAACATCGAATGTAATCATATTAGAAAAACATAATATTGAGTCTTTTCTTAAAAACAATCAACCCTTTATTTTATCGGCGTGGCATTGTAATGCTTTTGGAGGTAGTGTGTTGGTGCAAGACATGGATCTAACAATCATGATTTCTCAATCACGAGATGGAGAATTAATAGACAAAGTCGTAAAAAAATTCAAAAACCATAGTGTTCGAGGAAGTTCTCATCGGGGAGGTATCCAAGCCTTAAGGCAACTCATTCAGTTGGGAAAAGAAGGAAAACGCCTTGTTATTACTCCTGATGGACCCACAGGACCTGCCTTTAAAGTTCAATCAGGCATCATTACGTTGGCTTCAAAAACAGGAATACCCATCATACCATTTCATTATGAATCCACCAAACAAAGGTTAGCAAATTCTTGGGATTATCACAGAATCCCCTTTTGGTTTAATACCATTTTTGTTCGTTATGGTGAGCCCTTTTACGTTCCTAATGCTATAACAGATGAAGAGTTGAGTCATTACTCAGTTTTACTCGAAAGCAAAATGATGGAAAATATGGTGCTTACACAAGAAGCAAGGGATCAATACATTTCGAATTTAAAAACCCGATAA
- a CDS encoding MarC family protein: MHWEDFTSAFLILFFVMDPIGNIPLFLIVLEKIPIKKRKWIIAREVLFAMLILILFLYFGNEILHYLGISQFSLKISGSIILFLISIRMIFPPTSQKGSYIFGELPRGEPFLFPLAMPSLAGPSAIMTVILLSNQNPEKTWIWLFAILFSCFFALMILLSSNWIAKYAGEKGIFALEKLMGMILTAISIEMFLKGIQEFLITSIESKL, translated from the coding sequence ATGCATTGGGAAGATTTTACCTCTGCTTTTTTGATTTTGTTTTTTGTGATGGATCCGATTGGAAACATCCCGTTGTTTTTGATTGTTTTAGAAAAGATCCCAATAAAAAAAAGAAAATGGATCATCGCAAGAGAAGTGCTCTTTGCCATGTTGATTTTGATTCTCTTTTTGTATTTTGGAAACGAAATTTTACATTATTTAGGTATTTCTCAGTTTTCTTTGAAAATCTCAGGAAGTATCATCCTATTTCTGATTTCTATTCGCATGATTTTCCCACCCACTTCTCAGAAGGGTTCTTATATTTTTGGGGAGCTTCCCAGAGGTGAGCCTTTTTTATTCCCGTTGGCAATGCCTTCGTTGGCGGGTCCTTCAGCAATCATGACGGTGATTTTACTTTCAAATCAAAATCCCGAAAAAACCTGGATTTGGTTATTCGCCATTCTGTTTAGCTGCTTTTTTGCTTTGATGATTCTTCTGTCTTCGAATTGGATTGCAAAGTATGCGGGGGAAAAAGGAATCTTTGCTTTGGAGAAACTGATGGGAATGATTTTGACGGCAATTTCCATCGAAATGTTTTTAAAAGGAATCCAAGAATTTTTAATCACCTCTATCGAATCGAAGCTCTGA